The region TTCCAAGAAAACCACATCAGTTGGCCTTTTCCTAGTGATAAACATTGTATTCTTCACTCTCTCTAGTGCATGTGGATCTTGCCCTACTCCCAAACCAAAGCCGCCACCGCCATTGCCTAAGTCGACCCCATGCCCTCCGCCACCCCGAGCAAGTCTACTTGCCCTAGGGATACCCTAAAACTAGGTGTTTGTGCTAATTTGGTTGGTGGATTGATTGGTGCAACCATTGGTACTCCTCCGAGAGTTCCATGCTGCACCCTCATCGAAGAGCTGGCCGATGTCGAGGCAGCCCTGTGCCTCTGCACTGCCCTCAAGGCCAACATTTTGGGAATCAACCTTAACGTCCCCATTTCTCTTAGTTTGCTTCTCAATGTTTGCTCTAAAATGGTTCCATCTGGCTTCCAGTGTGCCTAAATAATCAAtttcatttgattttatttagtgATTTGCTTTTTCTAATTTCTTCAGATGCAAGATTTTAAATGTTTTGGTTGGTTATGATTTGTATCTTGTTTCACATTTATGAAAGCAGCCGGTGGGGTTGAGATAGTAATTTTCTTTATTCATATATACCCTTTCTTTTAGTTGAAATTATATTCATTTCCTCTTCAAGTTTGATTATTATTTCATAGTATATTCTTGTCCATAGGATATTGTACTCATGAAAGATCGATGGTATTATTGGTCGCAGAAACTTCACGAGTTAGCTAAAATCAAAATGTATGACTGGATAATTtctttgtaatttgtaaattattgaaaaaaggAACGCATAGCAAGCAAACGTGACTATAAAAGATTCCATTATCgagataaaataaattgagtATAAATAatgaggaatgatatgctacatacccTATGTGAGCAAGCACCATGCTCGTTTAAGGCACGTTTAGCGtcgtttgttttatttttacatttaggtttgattctaatacattaaaaattattattattcctTTTAGTTTTACAACTTTCACAAAAATCAAAGGTTGATTagtcattttattcatttattagaCATTATAGAGAAAACGAACAAGAGAATGTTTCAGGACAATGAAAATGGCAGCTCTTGAAGACATTATATGTGAATGCTCTGTGTggagtttttctttttagagCTATGTGTGTGATGAAAAGTCATGGGTCCGAGTTAGGGTTTTTATTGGTGAAAATTGTAGATTTATTGAATGTTTAGGGAGATATGATTTATTTCGAGGATCCATGTGGTCGTGACTGAATGTTATGAAATCCTGCTAAACTTATGGCTGAggattattattagtattttattatatattcaatGACAATCACTGAAATATGTTTATATGGCAAGTGCCAACGATCtggtttttaataaaattatatatccACGACTTGTTGTTTGAACATGTACAAAAATAAGTAATTGCTAGTTGACACAGTGAAAACTTCTAGTGTTATTTATTTTGGATGAAATTTGTTACTGCAATTATGTTTTTTACATCTGAGTTTAAGGTATACCACAAGTCACAGTTCTTGCTTTATTATCTCTTATCAAGTTGATGATTTCATTCATATTTGATACAAAAGTTGATGATTTGAGAATTAAATAatctttttaatttcttatattaTTTCGTAACCTTAGGATTAGcagattaataatttaaaatttgttggaTTAGCAATATGAATTCCTAATTAGAATTTTTATTAGTCACAAGTAGATATTAATGGGGTTTTGGCATTGGGACATTGGTTTTATAACATTATCTAGCAAGTGATGAAAAAAAGTCTACTAAAAAAATCAAGTATCGAAATCATCCATTTTTATTGTAAGGATGGTGCTAAAGTATCTACCACCATGCACAACAAAACGAGATCAAGCCATCATAAAAACAATGATTCAAAATGAACAAAACAAATAACATAGGAAATGACATAATACACAAAAGCAACAGTAATAAAAAACATTGATGAAAATGAGGTATAACTTATGCGCATTGGAAGCCAGAGGGAACCTTCTTGCCACAGTAGTTAACGAGCAAGCTGAGAGAGACGGGCACGTTGAGGTTGATGCCCAAGACATTGGCTTTAAGGGCAGTGCATAGGCACACGGCCGCCTCAAGATCAGCCAAACCCTCGATGAGCGTGCAGCATGGGGTTTTGGGAGGGGTTCCCACCACAAGGTGCACCAAATCATTTAGCAAGTTAGCGCAAACTCCTAATTTTAGGGTGTCTTTGGGGCACTTTCCCTTCGACCCCTTGTGGCCGTGGCTGTGGCCATGGCCGTGGTGGTGGGATGGGGGCTTTGGGGCCGGAGTAGAAGGTGAAGGAGGGCACGGGACATTGGTTGAGCTCACTAATGTGAAGAGGAGAATGTTAAGGACAATGAAAATGGCAGTTCTTGAAGCCATTTGGAGAGAGGGTTTATTTGAGGCTAACTGATTGCTTGGTAAGAAAATTGTTTGATAAGTCGGGGATTTTATAGGTGAGAAATGTGGGTTTTCTTGAATTCTTATGGTGCATTATTGTGAGAGGATCAGAGCCATGTGATTTAGGGGACACtagatgaaaaaaatagtaatatttgTTGTGGAATTTTGTGTAATATACAATTGTAAGAGTTATCAGTTAGCACCAAGTGTTGGTAGTATATGCATGGGTAATCAGTGGAGAGACAATCTTGCTAGGTGTTAACAAATCACAGCTCATTTTGGTGTTAGTACACGCATAACTGATAAGTTTCTGGTGTTACAATTATTAATTAAGAATTATTGATGTAATATGATCAAGTCGAGTCTCTTGTCACATTATCATAGCAATTAACATGTACATTGGTCGCTTcctatttattcttttttcttgaaTCTAGAGAGACAAGGTCGCATGTGACTTTACAATTTGGAGGTATATGCTACTCCCTCTCTCCCCCAATATATGTGTCCTACTTTAATTTGGTACGAgccgagttttaagaaatataaagaaagtaAGTTTAAAAAGTTAGTAACATGTGACTTTACAATTTGGAGGTATATGCTACTCCCTCTCTCCCCCAATATATGTGTCCTACTTTAATTTGGTACAAGCCGAGtttaaagaaatataaagaaagtaAGTTTAAAAAGTTAGTAGCATGTGACTTTACAATTTGGAGGTATATGCTACTCCCTCTCTCCCCCAATATATGTGTCCTACTTTAATTTGGTACGAgccgagttttaagaaatataaagaaagtaagtttaaaaagttagtggtacgtagatcctacttttatatagtattagttttataaaaaaagtttAATAGAATTGAATTAGCATAATATAAGGttcattaccaaaagtagtataAATAAGGACTGACCTAAGTAAAACATTTGGTCATATAATAGGGGACAGGGGAGTATTGTGGTGCTTCAGTCCATAGACTTAAAATTGATTCAACAATATAAACACCAAATATTTAGTCGTTTAATAAGTCTGTAGTTAACTACATGTAGTATTCCGTGGTTAAATATtgttaatataaattaattatgtaaataGTTTGATGCAAAAATTATAAAGAATGACTGAACTGATGAAGAAAAACCTTGGTTTCATTAAAAcgtaaataattttatcaatcatAAACAACGTTCAAAGAAATCTGCTATTTAAGCAGCTAGAAAAACCTAAGGACCCAAAacgaaataaaacaaaaaagtaTGAAATTAGAAGTATGTtcgaaaaaaaattgtgtttttcgCCTCCTAAACGTTGCCGGGTGGCTGAAAGCCATTGTGTGAATTCGCAATGAGCATCTGAATTTCAATGCATTCTAACATATTAAACGCTTTTTGAGCATTATTTGTGTCAATTGCTGGAAGTGTATCACAATTAGTGTGGATATACTAAGGTACATGGACGGATCTACCTTTCGAAATTCACAAGCTCATCTTGTCTGATATCTAACTAAAACAAACTAAGCCCCTTGGTGAGACAATCAACCACTTGATGATTTTACATAGCTCCTTGGGAAGTAGAAATAACTGGATTTTATCCTTTTTTACTTTTAAGTTAATTGTTTTAGATTTTGTTTTAGTCATTGTTACAAAAGGAATGTGTTTCAAGTGTGTCCATTATATGAGAGACACATGAATTCAAAAACCTCAATCCTTCAAATCTCGAATTTACCATGATAAATACAAATGCCTTCCGGTACCATTGATATCAATCTTGCATTAAAACTACTCCATCTGGCCACCAATAATcatctcatttttctattttcgtccgtaTATCAATAAAAGTGTCATTTgctttttgttatttttggtaatgaacTACATGTTCTACTATTTTtagtataaaagtaggatccacctttcacaattttttttccagtgactttccattacattttttaaaacccttTTTCCAAttactttctattacatttcttaaaactcgtgtcaagtcAAACAAAGTCTCCTATTGCTGGACCCAATAGCGGAGGGAGTAAGGGctttagcaatggggcgccctaagggacgccctaagcccgccctatgcaccgccacgtcagcattttatcctcctacccttcctcCTGCAGTGGGGCGTCCTATAATCCGCCCTAAAggccgccctaagcattttctttatttgaatatttaaataactataaaaattggaaaagaactttcatttcatttaaatttaatacattacaatacgaattaaaaaaaaaatacgcattctcaacgacggcggttacgggcccaaacttcttcaaccatgtcgttcatcagctgagcatggtcttgttggttgcgcattgaggcatgtctacgcagaacctcattgaagcccgtcggtaatcctcgagcgtGGGGCGCGGTCGtcgtgctggagctagatccaccttTATCATCGGACCAATCGGTGACgcttccaccttcgtgttcgactatcatgttgtgcaagattatgcacgcatacatgacatcggcaataacttccttgaaccagagacgcaCCAGCCCTTTCattattgcccaccgtgattggagcacaccaaatgcccgctccacatccttccgcgccgcctcctacTTTTgagcaaataaaactctcttctcacccattgggcagctgatcgtcttcagaaaaacaggccaccatgggtatatgccatcggccaagtagtaccccatgtgatattgacgcctgttggcagtgaactcgatcgccgggccgttgccattgcattgctggGTGAAGAgagtggatgagttgaggacgttgatgtcgttgttcgaccccgctacaccgaagtaagcatgccagatccagagctgatggtcagcgacggctttgaggatcatcgtcgggtggctgcccttgtatccactagtaaatttGCCTCTCAACACCGTCGGACAactcttccactcccagtgcatacagtcgatgctccctagcatcccaggaaagccgtgcgccgtctcgtgcatcctCATCAGACCCTGACAATCCACAAcagtcggctttcgcaaatatgtgtcgatGTAAGcatccacaactcccctacaaaatctcttcaggcactcgcggccaattgtctccccgacgtgaaggtacacgtcgaacatgtccgtcgtggtgccggagtgcaaccgtgcacttctaCAACGACGTAAGTCCGAGTCTACTGaggccatcttcccgatactggaagcattcatcacgtgactccaacgtctggacaatgctgagaaaaagataACGATGCATTATAAACCGGCGGTGAAAAACAGTCAGGCCCCACCGTGGTTCTCGGTAAAATAGTCTGCAAATAGACGTTCGTGAGCTATGGCGTGTTTACGGCGGACAAATGTCCGatgtcgaataggcctggggatctgctccgccgccgcctcctcctcgcaCTGCATTTTGGCTAAGCAATCTGCCATTGCGTCATTGACAGCATCGAATAAGGCTCGCGTCAAGGTCCGACTAACTccctccgaggtactccagtcgtcgtcgtggttcattttgtttgtgagagattatcgaaatattcgtatggaatgtgagagatgagagaaatgttcgtatgaaaaatagaatgacaaacgaggtttaaatagacaaaaatttaaaaaaaatgaaaacgcattgcatcgtccgcgccatcgtccgcgtcgcccacaatgGGCGGATGATgaggcggacgatgccctatcgtccgcgaaCGATCTATAGGACCCGGACGATGCATCAgacatcgtccgcgcacccacagtgggcggatgatggcgcgcccgaggcatcgggcggcctatcgtccgccccattgcgaaTGCTCTAAGGAGCAAAGGGGTACGAGTGTACCCcaaaaaaatagtattattataagtCAGAGTGTAAAAACTCAATTTTAATTCTAAGCATTAATTACATaatggtaaaaataaaaaacctaCCACCCAGCCCCAGTTGAAATGGTGACTGCGGACTGCCGCTGCTGATTGTTGCATGCATAGATATTCTTATCCTTGCTCACACATGCATGCAACATTAATCCGCTACATGAGATGGGTCTTGTGCGATTACTTATGTGGCAATGGTTACTAAATAAGCTGACGGATCAATAAGTAGCACATGCTTCGTCTAAGCTAGCATGCTGAGGTGGAGGGTGTCGTGGCAGAAGAGGCGTGGAGTGCGTGGGAAAGACAGAGTATAAAAAGGGACCACCGCACCTTCAAACTCTTGTTATGTTGTGTGATTGTTCATGGGCTAAGATCGTGGATCTTGACATTTACTTTCGTCATTTCTATTCCTTGTTGAGTTATCTATTTTTCATGAATCAACATTAGCAGGGCATTCTAGGGGTTTGGCTACTTACAAGAGG is a window of Salvia splendens isolate huo1 chromosome 3, SspV2, whole genome shotgun sequence DNA encoding:
- the LOC121793878 gene encoding 14 kDa proline-rich protein DC2.15-like, whose product is MASRTAIFIVLNILLFTLVSSTNVPCPPSPSTPAPKPPSHHHGHGHSHGHKGSKGKCPKDTLKLGVCANLLNDLVHLVVGTPPKTPCCTLIEGLADLEAAVCLCTALKANVLGINLNVPVSLSLLVNYCGKKVPSGFQCA